In one window of uncultured Acetobacteroides sp. DNA:
- the mtaB gene encoding tRNA (N(6)-L-threonylcarbamoyladenosine(37)-C(2))-methylthiotransferase MtaB, which yields MEKESKKVAFYTLGCKLNFSETSTLARQFTEGGYQKVQHHEAADIYVINTCSVTEHADKKCRQAIRKFVKQSPGAVIAVTGCYAQLKPEEVANIDGVKLVMGAAEKGELYKRVVELVEENSTIPEVHSCEITQVDNFFKAYSMGDRTRSFLKVQDGCDYRCSYCTIPLARGKSRNIPIGELVTQAHEIAASGIKEVVLTGVNIGDFGKTTGESFLDLIRQLDTVQGIERYRISSIEPNLLTDQVIEFCAQSAKFMPHFHIPLQSGTDKILGLMRRRYRREVFEDRLAKVRSLIPNPFFGIDVIVGFPGETEEDFQDTYQFLERLQPAFLHVFPYSERANTPTVFMEGKVKDSDITDRAHRLGLLCDQLHRQYYERCVGTEGLVLFESANRKGKMYGFSERYIKVEVPYDKQLVNQLVPVRYASLSPEGHMIGKL from the coding sequence ATGGAGAAAGAGAGTAAGAAAGTTGCGTTCTACACGCTCGGATGTAAGCTGAATTTTTCAGAAACATCCACCCTTGCCCGCCAGTTTACCGAAGGCGGATACCAAAAGGTGCAGCACCACGAGGCGGCCGACATCTACGTGATAAATACCTGCTCGGTTACCGAGCACGCCGATAAGAAATGCCGCCAGGCCATCCGCAAGTTCGTCAAGCAGTCGCCAGGTGCCGTTATTGCCGTTACCGGATGCTACGCGCAGCTGAAGCCCGAAGAAGTGGCCAACATCGACGGGGTAAAGCTCGTAATGGGCGCCGCCGAAAAGGGCGAACTCTACAAGCGAGTGGTAGAACTTGTGGAGGAAAACAGCACCATCCCCGAGGTACACTCGTGCGAGATTACGCAGGTGGACAACTTCTTTAAGGCCTACTCCATGGGCGACCGCACCCGCTCGTTCCTAAAGGTGCAGGATGGCTGCGACTACCGCTGCTCCTACTGCACCATCCCCCTTGCACGGGGCAAAAGCCGAAACATACCAATCGGCGAGTTGGTAACGCAGGCCCATGAGATTGCCGCCAGCGGCATCAAGGAGGTGGTACTCACCGGCGTCAACATCGGCGACTTTGGCAAAACTACAGGCGAGTCCTTCCTCGACCTCATCCGCCAGCTCGACACCGTGCAGGGCATCGAGCGCTACCGCATCTCCTCCATCGAGCCCAACCTGCTCACCGACCAGGTAATCGAGTTCTGCGCCCAATCCGCCAAGTTCATGCCCCACTTCCACATCCCATTACAGTCGGGTACCGACAAGATACTCGGGCTGATGCGCCGCCGCTACCGCCGCGAGGTCTTCGAAGATCGCCTGGCAAAGGTGCGCTCCCTCATCCCCAACCCCTTCTTCGGCATCGATGTTATCGTCGGATTCCCCGGCGAAACGGAGGAGGACTTCCAGGACACCTACCAGTTCCTCGAACGGCTCCAGCCCGCCTTCCTGCACGTATTCCCCTACTCCGAGCGCGCCAACACCCCCACCGTGTTCATGGAGGGTAAGGTGAAGGACAGCGACATCACCGACAGGGCCCACCGCCTAGGCCTGCTCTGCGACCAGCTGCACCGCCAGTACTACGAGCGATGCGTGGGCACCGAGGGCCTTGTCCTCTTCGAGAGCGCCAACCGAAAGGGCAAGATGTACGGCTTTAGCGAGCGCTACATCAAGGTCGAAGTACCCTACGACAAGCAGCTGGTCAACCAGCTCGTGCCGGTGCGGTACGCCAGCCTTTCGCCCGAAGGGCACATGATCGGAAAACTATAA